From the genome of Dryobates pubescens isolate bDryPub1 chromosome 5, bDryPub1.pri, whole genome shotgun sequence, one region includes:
- the LOC104300331 gene encoding acyl-coenzyme A thioesterase 5-like, with protein sequence MWRVAAAAASAPARQALCRVAPSPPPRRLAVSVAVSPSAGLADERLETRVAGLGPGQPVTLRAVAADERGCLFESCAHYRADGRGQLHLGTDASHGGSYTGVEPMGLFWSLAPAGMERPYQRLVPRSTGAPMKVEMLVHQGHSQPGAIPGPVVAKAEVERWFTAPGVRRIRLKEGGVRGSLFLPPGDGPFPGVIDMYGDEGGLIEFRSSLLATRGFAALSLPYFDFEDLPKVMKELKLEYFEEAARFLQRHPKVKGPGVGVIGTGKGAELALAMITFLPEVVAAVSISACSSNTIADLHYGEMTLPGLRFDMNKVSVSDTGVFDIFDALDDPTNPANSSCTIPIEKAEGHFLLVVGEDDRMWKSSLYAELAIGRLRQHGKENFELLSYPGAGHRIDPPSTPFCQVAMDRVLGVPVLGGGESKAHAHAQEHSWGKIQEFLHLHLG encoded by the exons ATGTGGAGGGTGGCGGCTGCCGCTGCTTCGGCCCCGGCCCGGCAAGCCCTCTGTCGTGTGGCGCCGTCGCCGCCGCCGAGGCGGCTGGCTGTGAGCGTGGCCGTTTCCCCTAGCGCTGGCCTGGCGGACGAGCGATTGGAGACGCGGGTGGCGGGGCTGGGCCCGGGACAGCCGGTGACCCTGCGGGCTGTGGCGGCCGATGAGCGCGGCTGCCTCTTCGAGTCGTGCGCGCACTACCGGGCGGACGGCCGCGGCCAGCTGCACCTAGGCACGGACGCCTCGCACGGCGGGAGCTACACCGGCGTGGAGCCCATGGGGCTCTTctggagcctggcccctgccggCATGGAGAGGCCGTACCAGCGGCTCGTTCCCCGAAGCACCGGCGCTCCGATGAAGGTGGAGATGTTGGTTCACCAGGGTCACAGCCAGCCCGGCGCCATCCCGGGGCCGGTGGTGGCCAAGGCTGAAGTGGAGAGGTGGTTCACGGCCCCTGGCGTGCGGAGGATCCGGCTGAAGGAGGGAGGCGTAAGGGGCTCCCTCTTCCTGCCGCCGG GGGATGGCCCCTTTCCAGGAGTGATTGACATGTATGGTGATGAAGGAGGTTTGATAGAATTTCGATCCAGTCTTCTGGCTACCCGTGGTTTTGCTGCTCTTTCTCTGCCATATTTTGACTTTGAAGATTTGCCTAAAGTCATGAAAGAACTCAAACTTGAGTACTTTGAGGAGGCAGCTAGATTCCTACAGCGTCACCCAAAG GTGAAGGGACCAGGAGTTGGAGTGATTGGGActggcaaaggggcagaattAGCACTCGCCATGATCACCTTCCTGCCAGAAGTCGTGGCTGCTGTCTCTATCTCCGCCTGTAGTTCAAACACTATTGCAGACCTCCACTACGGTGAGATGACTCTGCCCGGGCTTCGTTTTGACATGAATAAGGTCAGCGTTTCTGACACTGGTGTCTTTGACATTTTTGATGCTCTGGATGACCCAACGAACCCTGCTAATTCTTCCTGTACGATCCCCATTGAGAAAGCAGAAGGTCACTTTCTCTTAGTGGTAGGGGAAGACGATCGCATGTGGAAGAGCTCCTTGTATGCTGAGCTGGCAATTGGGCGTCTGCGCCAGCACGGGAAAGAAAACTTTGAACTCTTGAGTTACCCAGGAGCAGGTCACCGAATCGATCCTCCTTCTACCCCATTCTGTCAGGTAGCCATGGATCGTGTTCTAGGGGTACCTGTtctgggagggggagagagcaaAGCACATGCCCATGCACAGGAACACTCCTGGGGGAAGATTCAGGAGTTTCTGCACTTGCATTTGGGATGA